Proteins encoded by one window of Salvia splendens isolate huo1 chromosome 5, SspV2, whole genome shotgun sequence:
- the LOC121803281 gene encoding blue copper protein-like — MKMGRAIALLFVVVISPAATQRPTPDQPVSHFVGDGDGWNTGVNYVKWSKDQIFYVGDSLVFKFWAITHAVDEVRANDYKNCNTDNIISSDQTSPTNFSLVIPGIRYFICPKSDHCSQGMKLAINVVDANTTKGSAAARVGGGKSFMLALSIVVGAMLGVMT, encoded by the exons atgaaaatgggTAGAGCCATTGCCCTCCTCTTTGTGGTTGTGATATCTCCAGCGGCGACGCAGCGCCCGACACCGGACCAGCCGGTGTCGCACTTCGTCGGCGACGGTGACGGCTGGAATACCGGTGTCAACTACGTCAAGTGGTCAAAGGACCAAATTTTTTATGTTGGTGACTCCCTTG TGTTCAAATTCTGGGCCATTACCCATGCTGTGGACGAAGTAAGGGCAAATGACTACAAAAACTGCAACACTGACAACATCATCAGCTCCGACCAAACCAGCCCCACCAACTTCTCCCTCGTCATCCCCGGCATCCGCTACTTCATCTGCCCCAAGTCCGACCACTGCAGCCAGGGGATGAAACTAGCCATCAACGTCGTCGATGCCAACACCACCAAAGGCAGTGCCGCCGCTAGAGTTGGCGGCGGGAAGAGCTTCATGCTTGCTTTGTCGATTGTTGTTGGAGCCATGTTGGGAGTCATGACCTAA